Proteins found in one Populus alba chromosome 14, ASM523922v2, whole genome shotgun sequence genomic segment:
- the LOC118041090 gene encoding gibberellin 2-beta-dioxygenase 2: protein MVVPSPTPKRTKKTKALGIPTVDLSLDNSSVSQLIVRACEEYGFFKVINHGVSKEVVARLEEEAARFFGKPATEKQQAGPASPFGYGCKNIGRHGDTGELEYLLLHTNPLSVSERSKTISNDPSGFSGAVSDYIRAVRQLACEILDLAAEGLWVPDKHVFSRLIRDVHSDSVLRLNHYPAVEEITDWDPSPIRIGFGEHSDPQILTILRSNDVAGLQICLHDGLWVPVPPDPTGFYVIVGDTFQVLTNGRFKSVRHRVLANSSQPRMSMMYFGAPPPTAWISPLSHMVSQQNPSLYKPFTWSEFKKAAYSLRLRDTRLDLFKIHATEKSA, encoded by the exons ATGGTAGTTCCTTCTCCAACACCAAAACGAACCAAAAAAACGAAGGCTCTAGGAATTCCTACCGTTGATCTTTCTCTTGACAACTCGAGCGTATCGCAGTTGATCGTCAGAGCATGCGAAGAATATGGATTCTTCAAAGTTATAAATCATGGGGTCAGCAAGGAGGTCGTAGCAAGACTGGAGGAGGAAGCAGCTCGTTTTTTCGGAAAACCAGCCACGGAGAAGCAACAGGCTGGACCTGCTAGTCCCTTTGGATATGGTTGCAAGAACATTGGCCGCCATGGTGACACGGGCGAGCTCGAGTATCTTCTCCTCCACACCAATCCTCTCTCCGTCTCTGAAAGATCCAAAACCATCTCGAACGACCCTTCAGGATTCAG TGGTGCGGTGAGTGATTACATACGAGCAGTTAGGCAGCTTGCATGTGAGATTCTTGATCTAGCGGCTGAGGGCTTGTGGGTACCGGATAAACATGTATTCAGTAGGCTCATAAGAGACGTCCATAGCGATTCAGTTCTTAGACTTAATCACTATCCTGCAGTCGAAGAGATCACAGATTGGGACCCATCACCTATAAGAATTGGTTTTGGTGAGCACTCCGACCCTCAGATCTTGACCATCTTGCGATCCAACGATGTTGCGGGCCTCCAAATTTGCTTGCACGATGGTTTGTGGGTACCCGTCCCTCCTGACCCCACAGGATTCTACGTGATTGTGGGTGATACCTTTCAG GTTTTAACGAATGGGAGATTTAAAAGCGTGAGGCATAGGGTACTGGCGAACTCGAGCCAGCCAAGAATGTCAATGATGTATTTTGGGGCACCACCCCCTACTGCATGGATCTCTCCTCTCTCACACATGGTTTCACAGCAAAATCCAAGCCTTTATAAACCCTTCACTTGGAGTGAATTCAAGAAAGCTGCCTACTCTCTACGTTTGAGAGATACGCGTCTTGACCTCTTCAAGATTCACGCCACTGAAAAATCTGCTTAA